In the genome of Lactuca sativa cultivar Salinas chromosome 3, Lsat_Salinas_v11, whole genome shotgun sequence, the window GTTGCCGGAATCGAAAAAAGACGGCCTTCTACACACTGCATGTGGAACTCCGGCATTCACCGCGCCGGAGATTGTCCGGGGGAAGGGCTACGACGGCGCAAAGGCGGATGCTTGGTCTTGTGGGGTGATTTTATTTAACTTCCTCGCTGGGTATTTACCGTTTGATGACAGTAACTTACCGGAGATGTACCGGAAAATCCACCAACGTGATATTCACTTCCCCGACTGGATTCCGAAGCATCCCCGGATCATAATTCAAAAACTTCTCGATCCAAAACCAAAAACCCGAATGAGCATCGAGAAATTAATGAGTCTTCCATGGTTCAAGAAATCTTTAAAACCTGATCCAACCCTGGAATTGTACGAAGAAAACGAATCTATTGATTTGAATTCGATGAAGTACAAAACGTCCATTAATGCGTTTGACATAATCTCGATGTCATCAGGGTTGAATTTATCGGGTATTTTTGAAGAAAAAACGACCAAGAAAGAGCAGCGGTTTACCTCCACGGCGAAGGCGGAGGAGATAGAGAAGACGGTGGCGGAAGTTGGGGAGAGATTAGGATATCGATTGAAGAAGAGTAAAGATAAAGAGAATTGCAGTAAGAGAGGTGATGTTGTTCGGTTGGTGAAAGGGAGGGCGATTGTTGTGGCGAAGGTGATGGAGGTGGTGCCGGAGTTGTTGTTGGTAG includes:
- the LOC111897164 gene encoding CBL-interacting serine/threonine-protein kinase 7, which codes for MPPPPPPTTTIKRSTSDGGTIILNKYQLTHLLGRGSFAKVYHGRSLSDSSSVAVKVIEKPATADPSMEPRLVREVAAMRRLNHPNILKLHEVLATKTKIYLVMELATGGELFTQLTLRGRMKEGTARLYFQQLVSTLHFCHQNGVAHRDLKPQNLLLDKNGNLKISDFGLSALPESKKDGLLHTACGTPAFTAPEIVRGKGYDGAKADAWSCGVILFNFLAGYLPFDDSNLPEMYRKIHQRDIHFPDWIPKHPRIIIQKLLDPKPKTRMSIEKLMSLPWFKKSLKPDPTLELYEENESIDLNSMKYKTSINAFDIISMSSGLNLSGIFEEKTTKKEQRFTSTAKAEEIEKTVAEVGERLGYRLKKSKDKENCSKRGDVVRLVKGRAIVVAKVMEVVPELLLVELSVVDGGDGFSEVECEALKVGFQDIILSWHSDVQ